In Colwellia sp. PAMC 20917, a single genomic region encodes these proteins:
- a CDS encoding tyrosine-type recombinase/integrase → MTPLRQQLLDCMQVRHFSIRTQQAYVRWVYDLAKHTHRSPDSLQDSELKKYLWSLTLERHLSSSSCAQAFHALNFFYGQVLGRTFGEQLLPPMKREQKIPELLSVSEVKRIIDICHNPKYRMMIMLCYGCGLRLSEVCSLKVKNIAGEEKVIHLQQAKGAKDRRIPVSESLLHQLRLYWQGLHPIIYLFFKPGEDKPLHQSSLQKAYYKAKKDAGILKIGGIHALRHAFATHQLMAGMPLPELQHILGHKDIRTTVRYTHWLPHYQAVDGAQFDLLKQLEQQS, encoded by the coding sequence ATGACACCACTAAGACAACAGTTACTTGACTGTATGCAAGTACGACACTTTTCAATTAGAACACAGCAAGCCTATGTTCGTTGGGTTTACGACTTGGCGAAACATACCCATCGCTCCCCTGATTCATTGCAAGACAGTGAGTTAAAAAAGTACCTTTGGTCATTAACCCTAGAGCGCCATTTATCGTCAAGTTCATGTGCACAGGCGTTTCATGCGTTGAACTTTTTTTATGGTCAAGTGCTAGGGAGAACATTCGGTGAACAATTATTACCGCCGATGAAGCGAGAGCAGAAGATCCCTGAGCTATTAAGTGTATCTGAAGTGAAGCGGATCATTGATATATGCCACAATCCTAAATATCGCATGATGATCATGTTGTGCTATGGCTGTGGTTTACGCCTTAGTGAAGTCTGCTCGCTCAAGGTAAAAAATATAGCGGGTGAAGAGAAGGTTATACATCTTCAACAAGCCAAAGGGGCTAAGGACAGGCGTATCCCCGTATCTGAATCATTGCTACACCAGCTACGACTTTATTGGCAAGGTCTTCATCCCATCATTTACCTGTTTTTTAAGCCTGGAGAAGATAAACCGTTACATCAATCGTCATTACAAAAAGCTTATTACAAAGCGAAAAAAGATGCGGGGATTTTAAAAATAGGCGGTATACACGCCTTGCGGCATGCTTTTGCTACGCATCAGCTAATGGCTGGTATGCCACTACCGGAGTTACAGCATATTTTAGGGCATAAAGATATCCGAACTACCGTGCGATATACCCATTGGCTACCCCATTATCAAGCGGTGGACGGAGCACAATTTGATTTACTCAAGCAACTGGAGCAACAATCATGA
- the maoP gene encoding DUF413 domain-containing protein yields the protein MANLAISAESFKVNRNFYDDRNYPRGIKRSGDFNLAEAEALEKYGVALMALSLGSRLPVTEEEQHFVEVCRGKAVVSNTIEKAWLKYQNIILTPKQFHTLFGRTKVETDDELESDPDDLD from the coding sequence ATGGCTAATTTAGCAATATCAGCAGAAAGTTTTAAGGTAAATAGAAATTTTTACGATGATAGAAATTATCCGCGCGGCATAAAGCGATCTGGTGACTTTAACTTGGCTGAGGCTGAAGCATTAGAAAAATATGGCGTTGCATTAATGGCACTTTCTTTAGGAAGTCGCCTGCCAGTTACCGAAGAAGAGCAACATTTTGTTGAAGTTTGTCGTGGTAAGGCTGTTGTCAGCAACACCATCGAGAAGGCTTGGTTAAAATATCAAAACATAATTTTAACACCCAAGCAATTCCACACCTTATTTGGTCGAACTAAAGTTGAAACAGACGACGAACTTGAGTCAGATCCTGACGACCTAGATTAA
- a CDS encoding site-specific integrase, whose amino-acid sequence MPIKSKITVTNIKNLVPSDKRLNDTDISGFHARITPLGLITYYLFYRLNGKQVNYRLGVDGQMTPAQARDLAKSKIADVTQGVDVQALRKQERTSTKYSKLSSLQYFLDEKYTPWLKSRNPKTAEKTVKAFKSSFPKLMDFQLSDINAWEIEKWRNKRLADGVKPATTNRQINTIKGCLSRAVEWGVIDSHDLRNVKTLTVDNSKVRYLSKDEESRLRESLKSCDTAFLEVIVLLAMNTGMRKGELLSLQWHDINFDNKILTVDFQNAKSGNTRHLPLNTEAFNQLIHWQKLSGSEGYVFKGRNNEPLKDFPSLWAEILDEANITHFRFHDLRHHFASKLVMASVDLNTVRELLGHSDLKMTLRYAHLAPEHKAAAVNLIG is encoded by the coding sequence ATGCCAATTAAAAGCAAGATAACCGTAACCAATATCAAAAATCTAGTACCTTCGGATAAACGCTTAAATGATACTGATATTTCTGGCTTTCATGCCCGTATAACCCCATTAGGTTTGATCACTTATTACCTGTTTTATCGCTTAAACGGAAAACAGGTTAATTACCGATTAGGTGTTGATGGTCAAATGACACCTGCTCAAGCAAGAGACTTAGCAAAAAGTAAAATTGCCGACGTTACTCAAGGTGTAGATGTTCAAGCGTTAAGGAAACAAGAACGTACTAGTACCAAATATTCCAAACTCTCTTCACTTCAATACTTCTTAGATGAAAAGTACACACCTTGGCTTAAATCACGCAATCCTAAAACAGCCGAAAAAACAGTGAAAGCGTTTAAATCATCATTTCCTAAGTTGATGGACTTTCAATTATCCGATATTAACGCGTGGGAGATCGAGAAATGGAGAAATAAGCGTTTAGCTGATGGTGTTAAGCCTGCAACAACTAATCGTCAAATAAACACGATTAAGGGCTGTTTAAGTCGAGCGGTTGAATGGGGTGTTATTGATAGTCATGATTTACGTAATGTTAAAACACTAACTGTTGATAACTCAAAAGTACGTTACTTGTCTAAAGATGAGGAAAGTAGGTTACGTGAAAGCCTAAAATCATGTGATACAGCGTTTTTAGAAGTCATCGTTTTACTCGCAATGAATACAGGCATGCGCAAAGGGGAGTTATTATCTCTACAATGGCATGATATTAACTTTGATAATAAAATACTGACAGTAGATTTTCAAAACGCTAAGTCTGGTAATACCCGTCATTTACCGCTCAATACAGAGGCGTTTAATCAGCTTATCCATTGGCAAAAACTATCAGGTAGCGAAGGTTATGTTTTTAAAGGTAGGAACAATGAACCTTTAAAAGACTTTCCGTCTCTTTGGGCTGAAATATTAGATGAAGCCAACATCACTCATTTTCGTTTTCATGATTTACGTCATCACTTTGCCAGTAAGTTAGTCATGGCAAGTGTTGATTTAAATACCGTGCGTGAGTTATTAGGTCATAGTGATTTAAAAATGACATTAAGATATGCGCATTTAGCGCCTGAGCATAAAGCGGCGGCGGTTAACTTGATTGGCTAA
- a CDS encoding DUF4870 family protein, which produces MSELEQTISLSNKDSEAKTNALIAYGLMGVGLFTGIFWIIGAIWAMVKKDDAVGTLFEDHYSNIIKIFWWGLGLSVIGFVLIFFVVGYFVLLAVWCWSVFKLIKGFAKITSNKPYNS; this is translated from the coding sequence ATGTCGGAATTAGAACAAACAATTAGCCTATCAAATAAAGATAGCGAAGCAAAAACAAATGCTCTCATCGCTTACGGACTTATGGGAGTAGGCCTTTTTACTGGAATATTTTGGATCATTGGTGCTATTTGGGCGATGGTTAAAAAAGATGACGCAGTAGGCACACTATTCGAAGATCATTATTCAAATATAATCAAGATTTTCTGGTGGGGATTAGGGCTATCAGTTATTGGCTTTGTTCTAATCTTTTTTGTTGTGGGATATTTTGTCTTATTAGCTGTTTGGTGCTGGTCTGTTTTTAAGTTAATTAAAGGCTTTGCAAAAATAACTTCAAATAAACCATACAATTCATAA
- the zur gene encoding zinc uptake transcriptional repressor Zur: MNAEELLIQAKESCKKRGARFTLAREQVFKLLTGHSGAIGAYDLLDELKLIDPAAKPATIYRALDFLGKQGFVHKIESINAFVMCHHFSECNHPVQLLICDRCGHVEEIQSSNLDLALRSMADATGFTISHQIVEAHGACQSCSK, translated from the coding sequence ATGAATGCAGAAGAATTATTAATACAAGCAAAAGAGTCTTGCAAGAAGCGTGGTGCACGATTTACTTTGGCTCGCGAACAAGTATTTAAACTATTAACCGGACATAGCGGTGCTATTGGTGCTTATGATCTGCTTGATGAATTAAAGCTAATTGACCCTGCAGCAAAACCAGCAACCATCTATCGTGCTTTAGATTTCCTTGGTAAACAGGGCTTTGTTCATAAGATTGAGTCTATAAATGCTTTTGTGATGTGCCATCATTTCAGTGAGTGTAATCATCCCGTGCAATTACTTATTTGTGACCGTTGCGGACATGTTGAAGAAATTCAATCGTCTAATTTAGACTTAGCTTTACGCTCGATGGCAGATGCAACCGGCTTTACCATTAGCCATCAAATTGTTGAAGCGCATGGTGCTTGTCAAAGCTGTAGTAAATAG
- a CDS encoding alpha/beta hydrolase: protein MKLVIYSLTLLLILTSQLSMAFATTPFQIPRSKVVEIKDPDSQRVYPLFIKLPKSYAKNDDKTYPVIYLTDAWYTFQIVSGATRYPMNAQKMKEAIIVGISYAKGSKRDASRVRDYTPTINKSWQQTTGGAQQHMAFIEASVINYIDKNYRTDRQDRTFVGNSLGGLFGTYILLTKPTLFNHYILGSPSYWFDNKVIFTLEEAHRKRQLTINANIFIAIGERESKALDSSHDMVKDAENFYEKILNWQQTHVKAKIVIIPEANHQTAFPTTVIQGLHWIYKI, encoded by the coding sequence TTGAAACTAGTAATATACAGTTTAACGCTGCTATTAATATTGACCAGCCAGCTATCAATGGCTTTTGCCACTACGCCTTTTCAAATACCAAGAAGTAAAGTCGTTGAAATTAAAGATCCCGACAGTCAACGTGTTTACCCATTATTTATAAAGTTACCTAAATCTTATGCTAAAAATGATGATAAAACTTATCCCGTTATTTACTTAACCGATGCTTGGTATACTTTTCAGATTGTTTCTGGGGCAACCCGTTATCCAATGAATGCACAAAAAATGAAAGAAGCTATTATCGTTGGCATTTCATATGCAAAAGGGTCGAAGCGAGATGCTAGCAGAGTGCGAGACTATACCCCAACAATCAATAAATCCTGGCAACAAACAACAGGTGGTGCTCAACAACATATGGCTTTTATCGAAGCTAGTGTTATCAATTATATCGATAAAAATTATCGAACGGATCGACAAGATAGAACCTTTGTAGGTAACTCGCTTGGCGGATTATTTGGTACATACATTTTATTAACTAAACCGACATTATTTAATCATTACATACTCGGTAGTCCTTCTTATTGGTTTGATAATAAGGTTATTTTTACATTAGAAGAAGCGCATCGAAAGCGGCAGTTAACCATTAATGCAAATATTTTTATTGCTATTGGCGAGCGTGAATCAAAAGCATTAGACAGCAGTCATGACATGGTCAAAGATGCTGAAAATTTTTATGAAAAAATACTTAATTGGCAGCAAACTCATGTAAAAGCAAAAATTGTTATTATCCCAGAAGCCAATCATCAAACCGCTTTTCCTACGACGGTAATTCAAGGACTACATTGGATTTACAAAATATAA
- a CDS encoding replication endonuclease, whose amino-acid sequence MFNKSKIVSCIEGAVVHEVIAPYLTGTDKLNDDFLIQRLSMFSYSIQAIILKNGFDQKTVKERNIYIRKSTDDLYALLPKKLSHLFFSHDNNIQTLAKECSTYCRKVIIDPQNETFLTLQHDKTVNGKNRTNKGDIRTNPLSKNSVNEKSRSLNSVNGISTLYKNFTQEERSFVYEYLARYVTTFNIEPPKSTNIIKVSGCLKRLADNRWWLRRIRTMINQANEKAAILLNLVNSKKQIYSSDITTKNRLTQIARNEQLLSSHYIINDEGQRFSLKEISDMNVSNPEVKKAELINRCRGFEDLSEEFGHDGLFVTITCPSKFHRAYSKSGAKNPKWDGSMPDEAQRYLNKVWSRIRAELKRKNISIYGFRVVEPQHDGTPHWHCLFFTEPTSLKNLEQIIRLYSLQEDGDEKGALENRCDFKKVDPKKNATGYIMKYIVKNIDGKGLVKDKFGNDSITTAIRINAWASCWCIRQFQQIGGASVSVWRELRRLKASIFPDSILEKARVAADTSNWNGYIKAMGGIFTPTRNHPIKLHYDVNINFDTGECSQSYYDGELVTKVKGLIFEGKAFITRTMSWRLQRVL is encoded by the coding sequence ATGTTTAATAAATCTAAAATTGTATCTTGTATTGAAGGCGCTGTTGTTCATGAAGTAATAGCGCCTTATTTAACGGGGACAGATAAGCTCAATGATGACTTCTTGATTCAACGCTTATCTATGTTTTCATATTCAATACAGGCCATTATTTTGAAAAATGGTTTTGACCAAAAAACCGTTAAAGAACGCAATATTTATATACGTAAATCGACGGATGATTTGTACGCTTTACTACCAAAGAAATTATCACACTTATTTTTTTCTCACGATAATAATATCCAGACGCTTGCTAAAGAATGTTCGACATATTGTAGAAAGGTTATTATTGACCCACAAAACGAAACCTTCTTAACGTTACAGCATGATAAAACCGTTAACGGAAAAAACAGAACAAATAAAGGCGATATAAGGACAAATCCGTTATCTAAAAATTCCGTTAACGAAAAGTCTCGCTCACTCAATTCCGTTAACGGAATTTCTACCCTATACAAAAACTTCACTCAAGAGGAGCGCAGTTTCGTATACGAATACCTTGCTCGTTATGTAACGACATTCAATATTGAGCCACCTAAGTCAACTAACATTATTAAAGTATCAGGTTGCTTAAAACGACTAGCGGATAATCGTTGGTGGTTAAGACGTATAAGAACAATGATAAATCAAGCAAATGAAAAAGCGGCGATATTGCTTAATCTCGTAAATAGTAAAAAACAAATTTACTCAAGTGATATCACCACAAAAAATCGCCTGACACAGATAGCGAGAAATGAACAACTATTAAGCTCACATTATATTATTAATGATGAAGGTCAGCGATTTTCATTAAAAGAAATATCCGATATGAATGTTTCTAATCCAGAAGTGAAAAAAGCGGAGTTAATCAATCGTTGTAGGGGGTTTGAAGACTTATCGGAAGAGTTCGGTCATGACGGTTTATTTGTCACCATTACGTGCCCTTCAAAATTCCATCGTGCTTATTCAAAGTCAGGCGCTAAAAATCCTAAATGGGATGGTTCAATGCCAGATGAAGCTCAACGTTATTTAAATAAAGTTTGGTCGAGAATACGAGCCGAGCTAAAACGGAAAAACATTTCTATTTATGGCTTTAGGGTTGTAGAGCCTCAACACGATGGAACGCCACATTGGCACTGTTTGTTTTTCACAGAGCCTACTAGTCTTAAAAATCTTGAACAAATTATTCGTTTATATTCACTTCAAGAAGACGGAGATGAAAAAGGCGCATTAGAAAATCGTTGTGACTTTAAAAAAGTAGACCCAAAGAAAAATGCCACTGGATATATTATGAAGTACATCGTCAAGAATATTGACGGGAAAGGGCTTGTTAAAGACAAATTTGGTAATGACTCAATCACTACAGCGATACGTATTAATGCGTGGGCGTCGTGTTGGTGTATTCGTCAGTTTCAACAGATTGGCGGTGCCAGTGTATCTGTATGGCGTGAATTGAGACGATTAAAAGCCTCAATCTTCCCTGACTCAATTCTTGAGAAAGCACGTGTTGCAGCTGATACAAGTAATTGGAATGGCTATATCAAAGCGATGGGGGGAATATTCACCCCGACTAGAAATCATCCGATTAAATTGCATTATGATGTAAATATAAATTTTGATACGGGGGAATGCTCACAAAGTTATTATGACGGTGAACTTGTCACAAAAGTGAAAGGGTTAATCTTTGAAGGTAAAGCCTTCATCACGCGAACGATGTCATGGAGACTACAGCGGGTTTTATAA
- a CDS encoding alkaline phosphatase family protein — protein sequence MNKLFIIGMLFALNACTSESKNSLGMTSNPKPYVLLISLDGFRWDYVDKYQPTFLSQFAKDSAHLTSLRPTFPTKTFPNHLSIVTGSYPENHGIVSNRFYARDLNKTYSIRDSEAVTNPDFYLRKPLWIIAEEQNMRTANYFWPSSEAAIAGIYPSHFKKYDHNASHQERIDGVLNWYQLPSSERPQLITTYFHDIDSAGHGFGQDSPELIAAINRVDSTIREMVEKVRALDFEVNIIIVSDHGMADYPAKNYEYLPNWLNEEYKVLATNPITLIYDEGKSTRTLAQTVAQLNQQAKHYKCYQYQDIPAKFNASKSSRIGDIACLTDNDWSIGFTGKTSKGNHGWSQFDTTDMDGIFYAQGPAFKKAYQLDTAENINIMPLIADILGLEITTPIDGKLAIMKPLLK from the coding sequence GTGAATAAATTATTTATAATAGGCATGTTATTTGCCTTGAATGCATGTACATCAGAATCAAAAAATTCACTAGGTATGACATCTAATCCTAAACCTTATGTGTTGTTAATTTCACTGGATGGTTTTAGATGGGATTATGTTGACAAATATCAGCCAACATTCTTGTCTCAATTTGCTAAAGATTCTGCTCATTTAACATCATTACGTCCTACTTTTCCGACAAAAACTTTTCCTAACCATTTGAGTATTGTTACGGGGTCATACCCTGAGAATCATGGCATAGTGTCTAACCGTTTCTATGCTCGCGATTTAAATAAAACCTACAGCATAAGAGACTCTGAAGCGGTGACTAATCCCGACTTTTATTTACGTAAACCCTTGTGGATTATTGCAGAAGAACAAAATATGCGTACCGCTAACTATTTTTGGCCAAGCTCCGAAGCCGCTATTGCCGGTATTTACCCGTCTCATTTTAAAAAATATGATCACAACGCCTCACATCAAGAACGCATAGATGGTGTATTAAATTGGTATCAGCTTCCTTCAAGCGAGCGGCCGCAATTAATAACCACTTATTTTCATGATATAGACAGTGCAGGGCATGGATTTGGTCAAGATTCACCTGAGCTTATTGCCGCTATTAACCGTGTAGATAGCACCATTCGTGAAATGGTTGAAAAAGTACGCGCGTTAGATTTTGAAGTAAATATTATTATTGTCTCTGATCATGGTATGGCCGACTATCCTGCTAAAAATTATGAATATTTACCTAATTGGTTAAATGAGGAATATAAAGTTTTAGCAACCAACCCTATTACACTTATATACGATGAGGGTAAGTCTACCCGCACATTAGCTCAAACTGTTGCACAATTAAATCAACAAGCTAAACATTATAAATGTTATCAATACCAAGATATTCCAGCAAAATTTAACGCCTCAAAATCAAGTCGTATCGGTGATATAGCTTGTTTAACCGATAACGATTGGTCGATAGGTTTTACCGGAAAAACCAGTAAAGGAAATCATGGCTGGAGTCAGTTTGATACTACGGACATGGACGGAATATTCTATGCACAAGGGCCCGCGTTTAAAAAAGCATATCAGTTAGATACAGCTGAAAATATAAATATTATGCCATTAATTGCAGACATTTTAGGCCTAGAAATCACCACCCCAATTGATGGTAAATTAGCGATTATGAAACCGTTACTTAAATAA
- a CDS encoding substrate-binding periplasmic protein: MFLFLYSFKSSSSESEIIVFGANEKLVEQYAAQYVIENIYSSLGLKMSVIPLPPARAKNLNLNKSIDGEIARIKPYGNNKPSLIRIEPSYYYLESAAYCLKDSTLKITSAKDLNGLKVATIRGVAHSNEATANLKYVNKVSSAMQLFEFLKRGRAEVVIDTEINGRRILQLDKYFPFVKNCGVFARYGLYNYINDNKQEVSNRVSSKIRELQISGELEKLVKDAEIKALLLGPEYF; the protein is encoded by the coding sequence ATGTTTTTATTTTTATACTCTTTTAAATCATCATCTTCTGAGTCAGAAATAATTGTTTTTGGGGCAAATGAGAAGTTGGTTGAGCAATATGCCGCCCAATATGTGATTGAGAACATATATAGTTCTTTAGGATTAAAGATGAGTGTAATACCTCTCCCTCCTGCGAGGGCTAAGAACTTAAACTTAAATAAAAGCATTGATGGCGAAATAGCGAGAATAAAACCTTATGGCAATAATAAGCCAAGTTTAATTAGAATTGAGCCTAGTTATTACTATCTAGAGTCGGCGGCTTATTGCTTGAAGGATTCAACTTTAAAGATAACAAGCGCTAAAGACCTTAATGGTTTAAAAGTTGCGACCATTCGTGGTGTTGCTCATTCAAATGAAGCCACAGCAAACTTAAAATATGTTAATAAAGTAAGTTCAGCTATGCAGTTATTTGAATTCTTGAAACGTGGAAGAGCCGAAGTAGTAATAGACACTGAAATAAATGGAAGACGAATTTTACAACTAGATAAATATTTTCCTTTTGTGAAAAATTGTGGAGTGTTTGCAAGGTATGGCCTTTATAACTATATAAATGATAATAAACAAGAAGTAAGCAATCGTGTATCAAGTAAAATTAGGGAACTACAGATATCGGGTGAATTAGAAAAGCTAGTTAAAGACGCTGAAATAAAAGCTTTATTACTAGGTCCAGAGTACTTTTGA
- a CDS encoding helix-turn-helix transcriptional regulator encodes MPTTQNKRALSEIETAEYIGMSRSFLRQSRMEGNRENRTPAPPFIKIGRAVRYIKDDLDNWLNSFYRMEHLGQKPVGDSHA; translated from the coding sequence ATGCCTACAACACAAAACAAACGCGCATTATCAGAAATAGAAACCGCCGAATATATCGGTATGAGTCGTTCTTTCTTACGTCAATCACGTATGGAAGGAAACCGCGAAAATAGAACCCCAGCTCCACCCTTTATTAAAATTGGTCGCGCCGTTCGTTATATAAAAGACGATTTGGATAATTGGCTAAACAGTTTTTATCGAATGGAACATTTAGGGCAAAAGCCTGTGGGAGATTCCCATGCCTAA